A genomic region of Canis aureus isolate CA01 chromosome 16, VMU_Caureus_v.1.0, whole genome shotgun sequence contains the following coding sequences:
- the DPH7 gene encoding diphthine methyltransferase isoform X3: MRGHGGRKSRPGVPERREATAEVKYWTAWSSALFLPLRTQSPLSPPTSAPTSTATPHSRSHRGPRPPPALTADPRPHPGRDTPPLSPPTPAPTPAATPPRSHRRPQPPPRPRHPPALTADPSPHPGRDTPPLSPPTPAPTPAATLPTPLSPPTPAPTPAATTPPLSPRTSAPTPTPSALTADPSPHPNRDLPRPRSHRGPQPGPRPPPRRSHRRSQPPPGPRPPLSPRTPAPTPTLLSPPTSAPTPTPAFNLASPPRLRRPVSAASASDTWVTGSRVRLLQAVDTEYTADSVEWCPLEGCRHLLACGTYQLQKPGDQAADPESKSAPDLDEPQIRLGRLYLYSFSEDSTASPLLEIQRRDTSAILDLKWCHIPVAGHALLGVANAGGSIELLRLVGSETAYTLELVSCFALERQCLALSLDWSTRKTEWASDQPLKIISSDSKGQLHLLEVNEAGTRLQDLASWHAHQFEAWIAAFNYWQTEIVYSGGDDGLLKGWDTRTPGTSVFTSDRHSMGVCSIQSSPHRENILATGSYDEHILLWDTRNMKQPFADMPTQGGVWRLKWHPFHHHLLLAACMHSGFRIFNCQKAIELSQSTCGAELVKCLPSAQVMILGSWDQVPHQVACSTGSQLLPLPLLLPLLNTLPLSNKYKQVKSLKKKKRIFSHNFSLFSSPQCPLPLLILGS, from the exons ATGCGTGGCCACGGCGGCCGGAAGTCCCGCCCCGGCGTCCCGGAAAGGAGGGAGGCGACGGCGGAAGTAAAATACTGGACCGCTTGGAGCTCAGCGCTCTTCTTGCCGCTCCGAACGCAATCCCCGCTCTCACCGCCGACCTCAGCCCCCACCTCGACCGCGACCCCCCACTCCCGCTCTCACCGCGGACCGCGACCCCCTCCCGCTCTCACCGCGGACCCCAGACCCCACCCCGGCCGCGACACCCCCCCGCTCTCACCGCcgaccccagcccccaccccggccgcgACACCCCCCCGCTCTCACCGCcgaccccagcccccaccccggccgcgACACCCCCCCGCTCTCACCGCcgaccccagcccccaccccggccgcgACACCCCCCCGCTCTCACCGCcgaccccagcccccaccccggccgcgACACTCCCCACCCCGCTCTCACCGCcgaccccagcccccaccccggccgcgACAACCCCCCCGCTCTCACCGCGGACCTCagcccccaccccgaccccctcCGCTCTCACCGCggaccccagcccccaccccaaccgcgacctcccccgcccccgctctcACCGCGGACCCCAGCCCGGACCGcgaccccccccccgccgctcTCACCGCCGATCTCAGCCCCCACCCGGACCGCGACCCCCGCTCTCACCGCGGACCCCAGCTCCCACACCGACCCTACTCTCACCGCCGACCTCagcccccaccccgacccccgcTTTCAACCTGGCCTCTCCACCCCGCCTTCGCCGCCCTGTCTCCGCTGCGTCTGCGTCTGACACCTGGGTGACGGGAAGTCGCGTCCGGCTGCTGCAGGCGGTGGACACGGAGTACACCGCGGACTCGGTGGAGTGGTGCCCGCTGGAAGGCTGCAGGCACTTGCTGGCCTGCGGCACCTACCAGCTGCAGAAGCCGGGGGACCAGGCCGCCGACCCTGAGAGCAAG AGTGCACCTGACCTTGATGAGCCTCAGATCCGTTTAGGTCGTCTCTACTTGTATAGTTTTAGTGAGGACAGCACTGCTTCCCCCCTGCTTGAGATCCAAAGGAGGGACACTTCTGCAATCCTGGACCTGAAATG GTGCCACATCCCGGTGGCCGGCCATGCCCTCTTGGGTGTGGCAAATGCTGGTGGGTCCATTGAACTGCTCCGCTTGGTGGGATCTGAG ACCGCTTACACGCTGGAGCTGGTTTCCTGCTTTGCCCTGGAGAGGCAGTGCCTGGCCTTGTCTCTGGATTGGTCCACCAGGAAAACTGAATG GGCCAGTGACCAGCCCTTGAAAATCATTAGCAGCGACTCCAAGGGGCAACTCCACCTGCTAGAGGTGAATGAGGCGGGGACCAGGCTGCAGGATTTGGCCTCATGGCATGCCCATCAGTTCGAGGCCTGGATTGCTGCTTTCAATTACTGGCAGACAGAAATAGTTTATTCAG GTGGAGACGATGGCCTTCTGAAGGGCTGGGACACCAGGACACCCGGCACATCTGTGTTCACTAGCGACAG ACACTCCATGGGTGTGTGCAGCATCCAGAGCAGTCCCCATCGTGAGAACATCTTGGCTACGGGAAG CTATGATGAGCACATTCTACTGTGGGACACTCGGAACATGAAGCAACCATTTGCAGACATGCCCACACAGGGCGGAGTGTGGAGGCTCAAGTggcaccccttccaccaccacctgCTCCTGGCAGCCTGTATGCACAGTGGTTTTAGGATCTTCAACTGCCAAAAGGCAATAG AACTTTCTCAGAGCACCTGCGGGGCtgagttggtgaagtgtctgccttcagctcaggtcatgatcctggggtcctgggatcaagtcccacatcaggttgcctgctcaacggggagtcagcttctccctctgcctctgctgctccccttgcttaacactcttcctctgtcaaataaatataaacaggtaaagtctttaaaaaaaaaaaaaagaatcttttcacataatttttctcttttctcaagcCCCCAgtgcccccttcccctcctcattCTTGGTTCGtga